One Betta splendens chromosome 5, fBetSpl5.4, whole genome shotgun sequence genomic window, AATATGTTCTGCTTTAGTAACACCTTCCAGGTCTGTTGCAAATTCTGGATGGAAAGTTGAAACATCAGTCCAGTTGAGATCTGAAGTTCCCTCTGGAGAGCCAACCGACCAGCGGAACTCTCTTCTCGTGACCAGTAGGGGCTcatcctgtcctgtcctgtcctgttcaTCCTTACATGCTACACTCTTTGACCGTTCTGGCTTGAGTGGAACAATCCTAGTAATTTCCGATTGGTAGCTGCTGCCTGACAGTCGGTGTAGAGATGTTCTCTGACTTCTGTCCCCCAAGAAGCCCTCAATATCTTCTCCCCCAGAACTACTGATTTTCCTTTCATGTGTTCTGACCTGTCTCAGTTTAACTTCTGCTAGCTCTTTGTTGTCAATGAGGCTTTTTCCTCTCACCTTTATTGCACACTCCCCTTTACCACCTGCTAATGAACTAACATGTTCTAGCTTTCCTGGCCCGTTTACTGAGCTTAAATCAATATATTTTGTTCCTGCTTGACTCACTTTTTTCTTTGCCTGCTCTCCTTGAATGGAGACCATCCTGCTTTCTCCTACTGATATAtcctcttctctgctttcttcttctttataaTCCCCAACAGACAGATCCTTTCCTGATTTTTGATCATCTCTAATCAACACCATCAGCAATGACTTCCGGTGATCtcgtgttttttctgttttttctggagtgttgtctgagtctgagtcctcattttcttcttcagttGAATCACCAAATTTTTTTCTGGAGATGAGCTCTGCAGACATTCCTAGGTTTAAGCTCTGGGGTCTCCTCTTTTTCCTTGGTTTAGAAGCTATGTGGTCTTTTATCTGACTTGACCCCAGGACCAAATCACTGTTCACCTTAGCATCCAAGGCTTCAGATGGTTTACGTTGAGATTTGTCTCGAAACAAGTCTGCATTCTTAGATAACTGAACTACGAAACGGCTTTTGTTTGTCGACCAAATCTCGGAGCTCATACTGATCTCTCTGGATGATTTTGTTGATGAAATCTCATCAGCATAGCTTGtcatttctttcctttcataCCCCGTTGATTGTTTGTTTATCTTGGCATGGTCTATACTTTTTTCCGGCTCCATTTTCTCCCATGCCAAATCAGATGAGAGAAATGTATTATTTTCTTCTGCCATCCAGTCATGGTCTTGTTGATAAGTTTCTTGTTTTTCAATCAATACCCACTCTTCAGAGCCCTACATGTTGGTATAGATCAAACACAGTTAGACAGATTAAGCACAGCcgctgaacataataaaatttCCAGAATCACCTGATTCACAAAGAGAATAACACATTGCAGTTCAACAATTTTGGAAAACATGCATTTTGCATCTACTAGGTagtacagttactgtacaataCGTGAGTATATTTTCTTGAGCAGTATACATTACAGTGCATTTCACCAGCTCATGAATGATATAAATAGTAAACTGTATCAGTGAAGAGAAGAAGTAAAAGATGTGCAACCTCAGGTGAAGTCACTAGAGATGTCTGGATAAAACCCTCAACAGAAAGACTGTTTACAGAGTCCTTTCCCGCAAAGCAGAAGAGAGGATTTAAAAGAGAAGGAACAATGGGAATTAGCAGTCAGTCTGAAAATCAACGTGTAAATTAAGACAGTTTCATGCAAAACtacaaaaatgacaaaagaatCAATGTAAACAGGAATTTACAGCTACTCTGTAGAAGcctttaattaaattttaacgGAAAATATTCAAAGTAGCTGACAGACACCAAATGCAAAATGATTAACTTTTTATCTACAACTACACCAAAGACGCTGATTCCACTGAATCTCTAGAAAGGGTCAAAAGCAGACTTTTTACCATAGGTATTACAACTGTCAATCAAATACAGTAGCAATATATAGCCCTTCCCTGTATGCTACTTCTACCCTGTGTGAAATAAGGCACATGGTACTCATATAGTTTGTTGTGGATAGAAATCAAACTTGGTAAATGAATCATTCCAAAAAGGAATTAATTAGGCAACAGGCAGAACTCTCATTTCAGAAGACTAACATCTTCAATAGCCTAATAACCAAAATGAGATCAAAGCTTTCTTAAAGAAAGCTATGTTACTGTTAAGCAGAACAAAAGGATATCTGCTAGTTATTCAAGTGTCTTAAATTACGTAAAAGTAAGTAAAAATCTTAGTAATAAGATGGTTTCCTTCTGTGTTACTTGACTGTCAACATTAAATATCTTAGAATTGCTCTGGTGTAACAGAAAGATGCGGAATGCCTTTCATTACACAAACACGTTCTAAATTGATTGCATATAGTAtgtcaacatacagtaataggATTCAGATGAGGATGTCAATATCTGCTAATGGTAGCATAGAGGTTATGCAAAGAGATATTGATCCTTAAACCCAGCAGCCCTTAAAACCAAATGCCAAAGTCACACCCTTCTACCCTCAACCCCAACTCACAGCTTTCTTCTCTGGTGTCCCAGGAGGGGAGACTCCTGAGAAACGCTTCTCACGGTTCATCAGCTTGCTGTTGGGTTCCTTCAGGGCTTTCTTCAGCTCATTGATGCTGGCCTGATGCTTCAGCAAGACATCCTGAGTCTTATCCAAAAACTGGAGGATAGCCAGTGAAAGAATAATATGGAGGGAAAAAATGTGAGTGCATTAGTGGGACTATCAACATATTCCTCAGCAAAACatcatttatatactgtacatcaacttgatatacagtacacacacacacacacaagttcaaGGGTTCAGTTATTTATGGAAAAACTTCATTTTAACAAGCAAAATACATTTTTGGGCATTGTCCAGAGCCCAGAAAATGTCAGAATTCTGTCTAGGTCTGCCATATGCAAGCTGTGTGGAAATCTTTGTAACTACTTCTAGTGTTAAACAAGATTTTTAGTAGGTGAGGCTGTATATCACTGGGAAAAAACAGTGCTGTGTAATGGTTCATTGGGTGGTTGGTTGAATGGTTCAAGGAAATTCTTGGCTTTAAACAAAAATGTGCACATCACATATCTGCACACTGCGCATGTAATAAACGCTGTGTTTTAGTAGGGAAAGAAAGGAAATttccttattagtcccacagtggggaaatttgttttGTGCATTTGACCCATTCCCTTAGGGAAGCAGTGAGTTAAATGAGCAGCACTCTGGGAGCTAGTCCAAAGTGTCTCACTCAAGGGCACACTTAGTGCCAGGAGCGCCTTGCTACAGTAAAGTCCTTGCAAAATTTTCAACGCTTGTATGCAAAGAATTACATTATTACTTCAAACATTAACATTAGGGTTACCTGGCTGCAAATAATAACATTAAAGCATGTTGTTAGCAATATATAAATTACGCCATTGCCATATTAATAAAAACTCAACTAAAACAGTCATCACAATTTCCTTGTTGTAACCAAGAATTGTAATATTCTTTACTATAACTGATTAAAAATATATGACGAAATTCCTGTAATATCTGCCAGTAAGAATATTCAGTAAAGCCAGCCAGCCTTGCACCTGTTTGTGTGGATTATTAACAGGCATATAAAACTCAGGTCGACTTACTTTATGCGCTGTTAATGCTATGCATTTGTTATGCAGTATCCTTGCCTTATACATTCTGTATAGTTAATGCATAACTCAATCAACATATTTAGACCTTTCTGTATACTTGTCAATTTAAGTCAAGTATACTTAAGTATAATTACAAATATAGGCGAAAAACACTTAACCTCTTTTTTATACTTGTAAGTCTGAACCAAGTATACTTGATCACTTGAATATACTTTGGTTTGATATACTGTatcttactgtatatatgtacataAAGGTGAAcagttttttctttccttttttccctttttagtTAAAAACAAGTATACCAAAAGTATGCTTGAGTGTATTACTTTTTGCTAAGGGTTgaaaatttttatttaaaaactaagAAATTATAACCTAAAAAGTTTGAAAGAATTACTGCACTGGATTGAATAGAACTGATCAAGTTTACCTAATAAAGATGCTGCCAATAACTGTAGATAAGTGTGTTAAAATAATTGGAAACCATCATAAAGAACAGAACAAGTACTTCTTGCTGTAGGATGTTTCTACACATTgcttttgtttaatgttttaatgttttagttttgattaaattaaacaaagattACAGAAAAGACCAGTAGTGGTTTCATGGTTCTTTTTAGTATTCTCATAGTTGAGAGCCACTGGACTAGATACCAGCACATccacaattattttattattgtatggTAGATATACATGTACATTAGCTTACTTATTTTGGCATATGATAATGTGCAACACATGGTTCCAAGCTTTATCAGTCTTGATCTTAACTGTATTATTTTCAAAAACTACAAGGACAGAGATCTGTACCTCCTGTTTGTGCAGAGGAGTAGCCTCCTGGTCCAACTGAGAGAGTGCAGTTAGGAACACGAGAGTGCAGGAATAAAGTAAGATGCAGAGACCGGGTGTTAGAAGAAGTAGTCAGTTAAAGGAAGAGAGGCAGGCAGGTAAAATGTGACCGTTCCTACTACAGTATGCCAAAAATTATATTTTAGAATTACTTGAAAATAcatcacaataaacatgtttcttttacagtaaataatgattattataattttttaaaaaaacaaccgTAAATTGTTTAAACATTGTCCCTTTGTCCCACTTTCTGTAATGTTTGCTGCAATGAGACTaatttacaaataataaataaaggacGAATTTGTCCAGAAATAATTTTCCCAGTATCGCTTATATGACTGATGCAATGCAGCACTAGTTTCTTTAATGTCTGTCACAGTGGGACAGACAAATATAATGaaaagaaggcagagagagcAAAACTAccttaaacaaaaacatataaTAAATTAACAGTGAATAAAATTAAGACAGATAAAGTATGTAGAAGCAAATCGCCAAAATACCTCATGTTTATTCTCAACTGGTGATCCAGCCTCCTCCTTATTGCCAGCAatggttaaaaaagaaacagcatATTACTAACAGCAGCCTATGCTTGAGTTTGTGTTTCTTGGCATAATAACAGAGTTCAAGGACTTTAAGACTGATTTCTAAGCGTCACAGTCTAAGCATATAAGTCTGAGTGAATAGATCTAAATGGTGAAGAGTTAGTAAATGTTAAATCCACCAAAGTGTTATTCCCCCACTGGTTAAAACCCAATTTACATGAGTAGCCTCTGTTGCACCCACTTACGTACATCAGAATTTCCGCAGTACCTGGATTCCCTGAACCAAGATGATGTCAGCAAATTTCACTTACACTATAGAAATGATTACTAAGTAAAGTAAGGTAAGAGAAATAAAGTGTCAGAGTTGGAAAAGAAAAATCTCAACTACCATGATCTCCTTCTTTTTGCTTGGGGTCACATTGCCTTTGTTGTCCTGCTCCATTTCCTGGCCCCCTCCCTGGGTCGTctcttcctcatcctgctcCAAACTGGGTTCCAGTTCAGTGTCCTGCTCATCCACAAAGAGGCTATGGAGACGATGCTGTTCATTGATGCCATGTTGGAACATGCCGTCATGGTTCTCACACATATCAGACAGTGGCCGTGAAAACTCTGCTGGTAAAGAGaatttaattactgtatttCAGACATTAGGATAGATATGTTTAACTGACACTGACATGCTACTGAGTCCTGCTAGTGACTCTAGCCAGTGGTGCGAGAGTGGAAAATGGCCACCATTCTATATTGGGTCCAGAGAAGGGCAAAATAAGACCCAGCAACCAGAGTCCATAATTATGTCATCCATGATCAGTAATGGTACCCACCCATccagacattttttttaccttttaaatgtgtaattgtATTGTCTAATTACAGGACCATAAGAATAAGTTTGATTGGTGTATTCGGCCCCACAGTGGAGCAACTGtcctctttgtctttctgcATAGTCCCTGTTAAATAATTTGATAAACTATCCACACTAAAAATCGACACCTGTGTCACTCAAACTGCTGCTTATTACTGTTTCACCTGACTGTTGCATGTTCTCATGCTCATCCAACAATAAGTAAATTAGTTAATGCTGAAATCAGATTATTAGTAAAGTTTGCTACCACCACATGGTTTCATGGGCTGACTTGATTGTTTTGCATGAATAAcgaaacaaagagagaaagtaGGTTACGATTCATCAAGGTCCTTTTATTATAGGTAATAAAGGTAACTTAGAATTGTTACAGAATCCACTTCTGTGAATGGAATAAATGTACATTAATTGTGAACTATAGATTGAAAAAGCCTAATGTTCCCTATAAAtcagaaaaaattaaaaagcggTGCCCCCCCAGAGCATACCAGGCAACGTGCTATGTTGCATATGTGAAGGGTCGACCCTTCCAACATAAACACCAAAAAAGTAGACAACCTGTTTTAGACTTTTACAGTGGTGTATATTTCCAGAGGCATTGATTTTGAATTTGAAAGTGTGATAAATTAGCGTGGAGTGAAAGCATAAGAAAAAGAGTAAAAGAGTGAAAGTTGGCAGCTCTGATATTTGAGCACAACTTGCAGCTCTCACCTCCATCCAAGCTTCTGGAAAGAAGGTACCTCTTGCTTGTAGAACGCTCAAAATGTGGAGCAGGCCGGTCTATAAGAGCACTAGCTTGTCTTGTCTGAGCCTGTGTTCTTCCACTGTATCGAAACTTGGAACCCATCACCAAAAAGCCCTTAGGAGGAGGTTCTGGAGATACCAACCTGTAGAGCAATTAACAATGTTGTCATTAAAAGACAGCAAATTCAGACCTATAAGTGAAAACAATTCTAACTGTCTTACACAAAGAgtgataaatactgtatgtgtgagtgtttgcTTTCAGAGTTTCTGTTTTGTCATTGCATTAGAATAATCTCTTTCAATGTTTTCTTCACCAGTGTCAGGAAAACACGACAAAAACATGATAGTTTAAAAATCCTCTCTGCTTCACAACAAAGAAAGATGATACAAATCATCTTGCagcaaatattttaatatactgtatattttcatTATGGGTTAGCTCACACCTCCCACACTCTTCTGTACAGGTGAATCACTAATCATCTCAAGCACACTTGTAAAACTAAAGTGGGGAACAAGGAccacaaatattaataattgtttattagACCATCTAAAAGGCAGTGCCAATTTTGTTGATAATATATTATTCAAACATTTTGTTATTACTGTAGCTTGAAATTAACAAATAAGAATGACAATTGCCTATTAGATTCTATTAGATAATTTGATCCAAAAAATGATGAAGCTTACGACTTATGTTGGGTATACCTGAAAGAGCTGTGAGACACTATTAAGTCTCACACAAGATACCAATTATCAGTGACAACTGTCTGTAAATACAGTCATTAAATGATGAAAACTAATTACAGGTCACCACCCTGTTTCTAGGAGCCGATaaacaaataagaaaaacatCTCGGGACACTAGCCATTAATCAGACAGTTCTGCAATACTGTACCCAAACAATCAGTCAGAAAACAAGTTAAGCTATAAAAACCTTTATTAggtaaaaacaatatttactaATCaacaagagagggagagagcgataAAGGCGGGCGATGAAAACCGGATGGAGAAGTGCCAGATGTGTTAAAACATGGTGGCTATAGGTTACATGCTGTCGATACACACAAGATGCACACGGCTTTCTTATCTAAGTCCTAACTACTACTACTTGTGCCTCTTATGTTCGCTGGGGGTAGATGACTGTCCCAGCATCCGATGCAATGGAAGCTGGGTGGCAGTCCATTGTTTGTCGTATAAACAGTCATGTGAAAGCTATTTTCATTCAGAGATGACTGATGCGGCAATCCATGCAAGACTTCTTCTGAACCCGTTGttgttctttctgtcttttagaTATAATTTATCAGATATTTTTTGAAGCGGTGATGTAGAAGTTTTTGAAATTGTCTTCTCTCCAGGAAGGAACCTCTCAAATAAGTAGGGCAGTAATGCTGACTGACGGCTTACTGTATGCCTTTGAGCAAAGTTGTAGTTATATGAGTGCTTCCTTTAGCGTCTGGTCAGGAAGCAGCGCACTTTGAAAGTTAATTGCTTTTAGCTACATCCAGGAGCTGGTGTGGATAGTCAAGCACTACTAATTTAAAGTATACTGGCATGATGTCAGCCGTGTCTTGCTCAATTTGTTTTCTATATCCCAGCTCGAACTGCAGTCACACCCATGCGATACCTCAGGCCTCCTAAATACTTATCAGTTCTGAAGTTGGTATAGAGAATATGGTATTTTATGGTTCTTTGTCTGTGTTAACTATTCTAGAGCTTTTAGAGGCCAATGCAGGCTACAGTAGATTTTCTCTGAGCATACTGTGCAATCACAACACAAAGATGCACTGTGGATAAGTTAATGTATATAAAGTATTTTCCCCcttactgatttttttttcatgtttgtcaCACTTTAATATGTCTGATCAtcaaataattttaattaaatataacaCAATGAAGCACATCATGCTTTACTTTAAATGAAGGTTTTTATTATTAggggtaaaaaataaaaacaaaaaaattactACATTTTCAAACTACATTGCCCTGTGTGAAAAAGTCAAtcttttttaataatttacaaCAAGTCTGTTACAGCGCTGTGGTGGAATTTTGGCCCACTGATCTTTGTGGAATTGTTGTACTGTAATTAATTGTAAAAGCCACCTTGGATTTTCAAGCATGAACCGCATGGATATTTTGATACACAAACAGAATTCATGGTTCCATTTATCACATTATCACAGTAAGTCTTCCAGGTCGGGACGCAGCAAGACAGCCCCAGACCATAACACTACGACCGCCAAAACTGAGACGAGCCTTTGTATTCTTTTCGCTCGGCAGTGATTTTTGTCTTAGAATTCTTCCATACTAACCATTTTGTCTCTTTCTTATGATCGGAGTCATAGACACTCACCTAAACTGAGGCAACTGAGGCCTGCAGTTCTTTGGATGCTGTGGGGTCTTTTGTGACCTCTTTGAGGAGTTGTCTCTGTGCTCTTGGAGTTATTTTGGTCAACCGGCCACTCCTGGGAAGGTTATCTACTGTTCCATGTTTTTGCCATTTGTTAATAATGGCTCTCACTGTGGTTCATTGCAGTCCCAAAGCTTTACTAAGGCTTTATAACCTTTTCCAGACTGACAATTCTCAATTATTCTCTTCTTCATTAGCTTTTGAATGTCTTTAGATCTTGGCATGATGTCTAGCTTTGGTGATCTTTTGGTCTACTTTGTCGGGCAGGTTCTATTTAAGTGATTTATTGATTGCAAACCGGTATGGCAGTAATCAGGCCTCGGTGCAGCTAGAGAAATTGAGCTCAGGTGCGAAAAACCAGAGTtaagttatattttaacaggGGGCAAACACTTTTTCACACAGGgcaatttgtttttttcatttattacccttaataataaaaaaaaatcatttaaaaactGCGTGATGTGTTTCCTTGTGTTATGTTTGATCATCAAACCAATTTAATCATTAGTCAGACACAttaaaatgtgacaaacatacaaaaaagaagaaatgagtAAAGGAGCAAATACATGGAGCTGTAGAAAAAGAAGTGTTTGCTTATCCTGATGGAGGACGAATGGGGAACCATTTACCATCAGATCAGTTTGATTCTTACCGGAAAAAAGTGTGGTGTTCAATGCAAACTTTCCACAGCCTCTTCGCAGCTCTGTGATTTGGCAGTTTAAATCCAATTGTGCTCTCAAACTGCTCAtactggaggagagagacaacAATATAGGAAAGATGATGTAAACGAGAGGTCAGTTCTAAAGTAGgatacagaaagacaaaaactgAGGATAGGGAAGAATATTCATCAATTTCAGACACTAAGAGCAAATGCAAGGAAAACTATTTTTTGGCTccatatttacatgtttttccCTCTATTCTGACTGtggatgcagctgcagcagctcttttaAAGGGGCTCTTTATTTGGCTCAATCACAGGCTCACTGTGAGCCTCTGTCACTTGACTGTCTGGCCTGcacagtctgtcacacacacaagggtTAACATATAGGATAAGCTGCAATGCTGCACAGCACAATGAGGAGGGCCAGAATATAGACCCTAAAAACTTTGAGTTTTGATATAGAAGGATTAACAGGATCCTGCTCAGTGAAACTGACCACAAATTACTTCTGCCATTGCTTCTAGCTCTAAAAGCTATAAAAAAATGACATTGTGCCTTAGGAATAACACAAAATTTAGAATGTTTCTTTTTcatacaaaataaatcaaaaatgtGTCTGACTGTGCTAAATATTGTATGCAATATTGCTGGAGATCCAAAGAAAAAGTAATAACTATGGCTTATCACCCCAAGGAAAGCTAACTAATAAACGTGATAAACTAAGATTAAACTTGTGTGTGCTAAACTAAGCTAGCAGTAACTTTACTCCAGATAATAGTTATATTAGTATTTGTTATTAGAGAGAGAGTTATTAGATTATTACAGAGATTTTATTTACTATAATCAGCAGATTACAGCTCTAATCTGCGGCGTGAGGTTCCATCTTTGGAAGGTTAgtttaatgttgttgttttttgaatgtttttatgGGTTTTAGACAAGCTATATGACTATTCAAAATCAATTATGTTCATATGGTTTTTTGTAGTTATCCCCCATTACAGTGTATACTATACCTCTCCAGGACGTATTTTGATATAAAAGTTACTCCTCTTATAGGAGATCTTGAGAATCTTTGGCCAGGCAAAGCGGTTGATCCTCAACCTGTCACGGTAAATCAGCAGGCCATTGGCACAGACACCCAGCATTATCTCAATCCCTTCAGAGTCCTGTCGCAAACAAGGGGCAGATATTAATCATAACTATGTATCTCTGCTTGATTTTTACCTTGTTGTAGATTCAAATAGAAACAATAGAAAGAACCTTAGCATGATGGAGGTCCACCCCGTACATAGACAGTTTCTTTGCATTTTCCAAGAAGTTAATCTCAGCATCTGCTGGAGTCATGCCCCTGTGGGCATAACCAACACCAATAGGTCATAATCTTGCACTCTCTAAATTCCTTTTATCTGTCCACAAGTGTTCTCACACTACCAAGACTCACACTGTGTATATCACAATGATAGATAGTTCAGTAATGTTCAGTAATGTTTAGTAATGTAAGTAATTTATCATCCATCTTCATAATTCATTATTTCATAATAAGATCTCATTAGCTCATTATTCCAGGAGATTTGTGGATACAGCAGATTAAATTGTGACTGGATAAACACTAGTCTAGTACTTGTAGTTTCGATGTAGCTCCATCACCCTCTCCTCTAGCTCACGAGTCTGATTAGGGGCAAAGCGGAAATCACTGATGTAGTCAGAACCATGATCATCTTGGTCGTAGTCTCCCAGCTCTGCTTGAACAGTATAGGACCCCAGGAGGGCATGGGTGACAAATGAGCAGGGTAGTCGGCCTGACAGCATGTCATCcctcagctgcagacagaggtaGTATCTGTCAGacaacacaaaaaggaaaaagagaagGGTGTTGGCAGTCAAACAAACTTGAAGCAAGTTCCAACTAGTATCTCAACCTTATGAAACGTAGATTTCTGCAGAACTGAAGCATCTAAGCAACCTCTGCTTTG contains:
- the LOC114855041 gene encoding band 4.1-like protein 1 isoform X5: MQDSGLDSKMVKQEQNFKHLDEHREKEEMFDKTSPYKNLKSPQKGSKRLKTATFKVTLLDSSEFEGETEKHSKGQTLMDMVCEHLNLLEKDYFGLTFADTDTQKNWLDPSKEIKKQMRNSPWHFAFAVKFYPPDPSQLTEDITRYYLCLQLRDDMLSGRLPCSFVTHALLGSYTVQAELGDYDQDDHGSDYISDFRFAPNQTRELEERVMELHRNYKGMTPADAEINFLENAKKLSMYGVDLHHAKDSEGIEIMLGVCANGLLIYRDRLRINRFAWPKILKISYKRSNFYIKIRPGEYEQFESTIGFKLPNHRAAKRLWKVCIEHHTFFRLVSPEPPPKGFLVMGSKFRYSGRTQAQTRQASALIDRPAPHFERSTSKRYLLSRSLDGAEFSRPLSDMCENHDGMFQHGINEQHRLHSLFVDEQDTELEPSLEQDEEETTQGGGQEMEQDNKGNVTPSKKKEIMEEAGSPVENKHEFLDKTQDVLLKHQASINELKKALKEPNSKLMNREKRFSGVSPPGTPEKKADSVNSLSVEGFIQTSLVTSPEGSEEWVLIEKQETYQQDHDWMAEENNTFLSSDLAWEKMEPEKSIDHAKINKQSTGYERKEMTSYADEISSTKSSREISMSSEIWSTNKSRFVVQLSKNADLFRDKSQRKPSEALDAKVNSDLVLGSSQIKDHIASKPRKKRRPQSLNLGMSAELISRKKFGDSTEEENEDSDSDNTPEKTEKTRDHRKSLLMVLIRDDQKSGKDLSVGDYKEEESREEDISVGESRMVSIQGEQAKKKVSQAGTKYIDLSSVNGPGKLEHVSSLAGGKGECAIKVRGKSLIDNKELAEVKLRQVRTHERKISSSGGEDIEGFLGDRSQRTSLHRLSGSSYQSEITRIVPLKPERSKSVACKDEQDRTGQDEPLLVTRREFRWSVGSPEGTSDLNWTDVSTFHPEFATDLEGVTKAEHIEDSFQLGRRSTESQSFISKISILPKMTPPAPPIKTQKARESGLILRNSRSGSRELSQDAAKKRHSEPISTPAIYEEQFADFKKEPGDRWPQPGVTPEEEQERDAVACMMESQLGIERKCSSMTVSSTSSLEAEVDFTIITEINSGTEDFFKGVSDLGERERLSEVGREDFEETSRFYSARRMGSQDKFPVENLPVQGMHHEPPVAKKDPSAVNMAHMLKRTDTMTETHSNGSEVEPSNTNILQQNYGVISPPENTVKENGSPVKVGVQERESVVSPLTITSENVTSATTTQVTKTVKGGYSETRIEKRIIITGDDDVDQHQIRKMAPTEDMLTEYLKQQKPKDEGKEEEKTSWKDKPLHGMYHLQIK
- the LOC114855041 gene encoding band 4.1-like protein 1 isoform X9 yields the protein MQDSGLDSKMVKQEQNFKHLDEHREKEEMFDKTSPYKNLKSPQKGSKRLKTATFKVTLLDSSEFEGETEKHSKGQTLMDMVCEHLNLLEKDYFGLTFADTDTQKNWLDPSKEIKKQMRNSPWHFAFAVKFYPPDPSQLTEDITRYYLCLQLRDDMLSGRLPCSFVTHALLGSYTVQAELGDYDQDDHGSDYISDFRFAPNQTRELEERVMELHRNYKGMTPADAEINFLENAKKLSMYGVDLHHAKDSEGIEIMLGVCANGLLIYRDRLRINRFAWPKILKISYKRSNFYIKIRPGEYEQFESTIGFKLPNHRAAKRLWKVCIEHHTFFRLVSPEPPPKGFLVMGSKFRYSGRTQAQTRQASALIDRPAPHFERSTSKRYLLSRSLDGAEFSRPLSDMCENHDGMFQHGINEQHRLHSLFVDEQDTELEPSLEQDEEETTQGGGQEMEQDNKGNVTPSKKKEIMEEAGSPVENKHELDQEATPLHKQEFLDKTQDVLLKHQASINELKKALKEPNSKLMNREKRFSGVSPPGTPEKKADSVNSLSVEGFIQTSLVTSPEGSEEWVLIEKQETYQQDHDWMAEENNTFLSSDLAWEKMEPEKSIDHAKINKQSTGYERKEMTSYADEISSTKSSREISMSSEIWSTNKSRFVVQLSKNADLFRDKSQRKPSEALDAKVNSDLVLGSSQIKDHIASKPRKKRRPQSLNLGMSAELISRKKFGDSTEEENEDSDSDNTPEKTEKTRDHRKSLLMVLIRDDQKSGKDLSVGDYKEEESREEDISVGESRMVSIQGEQAKKKVSQAGTKYIDLSSVNGPGKLEHVSSLAGGKGECAIKVRGKSLIDNKELAEVKLRQVRTHERKISSSGGEDIEGFLGDRSQRTSLHRLSGSSYQSEITRIVPLKPERSKSVACKDEQDRTGQDEPLLVTRREFRWSVGSPEGTSDLNWTDVSTFHPEFATDLEGVTKAEHIEDSFQLGRRSTESQSFISKISILPKMTPPAPPIKTQKARESGLILRNSRSGSRELSQDAAKKRHSEPISTPAIYEEQFADFKKEPGDRWPQPGVTPEEEQERDAVACMMESQLGIERKCSSMTVSSTSSLEAEVDFTIITEINSGTEDFFKGVSDLGERERLSEVGREDFEETSRFYSARRMGSQDKFPVENLPVQGMHHEPPVAKKDPSAVNMAHMLKRTDTMTETHSNGSEVEPSNTNILQQNYGVISPPENTVKENGSPVKVGVQERESVVSPLTITSENVTSATTTQVTKTVKGGYSETRIEKRIIITGDDDVDQHQS
- the LOC114855041 gene encoding band 4.1-like protein 1 isoform X4 — encoded protein: MQDSGLDSKMVKQEQNFKHLDEHREKEEMFDKTSPYKNLKSPQKGSKRLKTATFKVTLLDSSEFEGETEKHSKGQTLMDMVCEHLNLLEKDYFGLTFADTDTQKNWLDPSKEIKKQMRNSPWHFAFAVKFYPPDPSQLTEDITRYYLCLQLRDDMLSGRLPCSFVTHALLGSYTVQAELGDYDQDDHGSDYISDFRFAPNQTRELEERVMELHRNYKGMTPADAEINFLENAKKLSMYGVDLHHAKDSEGIEIMLGVCANGLLIYRDRLRINRFAWPKILKISYKRSNFYIKIRPGEYEQFESTIGFKLPNHRAAKRLWKVCIEHHTFFRLVSPEPPPKGFLVMGSKFRYSGRTQAQTRQASALIDRPAPHFERSTSKRYLLSRSLDGAEFSRPLSDMCENHDGMFQHGINEQHRLHSLFVDEQDTELEPSLEQDEEETTQGGGQEMEQDNKGNVTPSKKKEIMEEAGSPVENKHELDQEATPLHKQEFLDKTQDVLLKHQASINELKKALKEPNSKLMNREKRFSGVSPPGTPEKKADSVNSLSVEGFIQTSLVTSPEGSEEWVLIEKQETYQQDHDWMAEENNTFLSSDLAWEKMEPEKSIDHAKINKQSTGYERKEMTSYADEISSTKSSREISMSSEIWSTNKSRFVVQLSKNADLFRDKSQRKPSEALDAKVNSDLVLGSSQIKDHIASKPRKKRRPQSLNLGMSAELISRKKFGDSTEEENEDSDSDNTPEKTEKTRDHRKSLLMVLIRDDQKSGKDLSVGDYKEEESREEDISVGESRMVSIQGEQAKKKVSQAGTKYIDLSSVNGPGKLEHVSSLAGGKGECAIKVRGKSLIDNKELAEVKLRQVRTHERKISSSGGEDIEGFLGDRSQRTSLHRLSGSSYQSEITRIVPLKPERSKSVACKDEQDRTGQDEPLLVTRREFRWSVGSPEGTSDLNWTDVSTFHPEFATDLEGVTKAEHIEDSFQLGRRSTESQSFISKISILPKMTPPAPPIKTQKARESGLILRNSRSGSRELSQDAAKKRHSEPISTPAIYEEQFADFKKEPGDRWPQPGVTPEEEQERDAVACMMESQLGIERKCSSMTVSSTSSLEAEVDFTIITEINSGTEDFFKGVSDLGERERLSEVGREDFEETSRFYSARRMGSQDKFPVENLPVQGMHHEPPVAKKDPSAVNMAHMLKRTDTMTETHSNGSEVEPSNTNILQQNYGVISPPENTVKENGSPVKVGVQERESVVSPLTITSENVTSATTTQVTKTVKGGYSETRIEKRIIITGDDDVDQHQALAMAIQEAKQQHPDMLVTKAVVIRETESATDELHQKAES